From Magnetococcus sp. PR-3, one genomic window encodes:
- a CDS encoding chemotaxis protein CheX: MDKEILISALQATVTEVMGTMAWAEVGFAGQEHSNSLTLNQEVGGLIRLRGESEEGLVGIACNKRIASELVSRIVGLPAEELLPEDLIDGVAELANMICGGMKTKAEMKQLELSPPVAIVGSDYTAEWKTIGGAEVLTFLLEGENFQVHLSL; encoded by the coding sequence GAGATCCTCATCAGCGCCCTACAAGCAACGGTTACCGAAGTTATGGGAACCATGGCCTGGGCAGAAGTGGGTTTTGCCGGCCAGGAACATTCAAACTCCCTTACCCTTAATCAGGAAGTGGGAGGGCTAATCCGTCTTCGTGGTGAGAGTGAAGAGGGTCTGGTTGGAATTGCATGTAATAAACGCATCGCGTCAGAACTGGTATCACGGATTGTCGGTCTACCCGCCGAAGAACTGTTACCAGAAGATCTGATCGACGGTGTGGCTGAGCTGGCCAATATGATCTGTGGTGGTATGAAAACCAAAGCAGAGATGAAGCAGCTCGAACTTTCGCCCCCTGTGGCCATTGTTGGCAGTGACTATACTGCAGAGTGGAAAACCATTGGTGGTGCGGAAGTATTGACGTTTTTGTTAGAAGGGGAAAACTTTCAAGTTCATCTTTC